Proteins encoded within one genomic window of Aspergillus nidulans FGSC A4 chromosome VII:
- a CDS encoding protein ricA (transcript_id=CADANIAT00008302): protein MDLRILQGSEKLQQVTKLLNSLEKDLKDNSLNSAQRTQILLQLRQYGTSPDNAGPIYSKKGIEILSKYGIDGETTDVRHAALRCVANALLLDSNMRQLFVDTGKGGRLAEMLKCDSSEHEMVISRILFLSTYDTNLNFDDLINNHSLGDNINYQILRHSKQFPKSGRKPLSQVDELAFTDTLKLVFNIAKLFQDLAPTFSPSIPYIFKIISRIDIPLKPLDGLLGTLLNCLSTLDLENKNKKPYDGNPIFPTFNQNCNVDKLINILDQAVSAYEPSELETKAIPLFHTLVTIHEVAPDGPRKYMQWLLLPDDNDRDRPIGQSDTLSSKLLKLSTMHYANLKVAISELMFVLSGKNAESLTKNIGYGFAAGLLASRGMDIPKSAGEAFATNSQDLNPEINPITGQRWAAEKEDTGPPMTKEEKEREAERLFVLFERAKANGILGVENPVTQALREGRLEELPDSDSE from the exons ATGGATTTGCGTATTCTGCAGGGCTCTG AGAAATTGCAGCAGGTCACAAAGCTTCTGAACTCTCTTGAAAAAGACCTGAAAGATAACTCGTTGAACTCTGCAC AAAGAACTCAGATCCTCTTACAGCTGAGGCAATATGGCACGAGTCCCGACAATGCAGGACCGATTTACTCAAAAAAG GGCATTGAGATACTATCCAAGTATGGCATTGACGGTGAGACAACAGACGTCCGCCATGCAGCCCTGCGGTGCGTTGCAAACGCTCTCTTGTTAGACTCCAACATGCGCCAGTTGTTCGTAGACACTGGTAAGGGCGGGAGACTAGCCGAAATGCTCAAG TGTGATTCTTCCGAGCATGAAATGGTCATCAGCCGAATCCTTTTCCTCTCGACATACGACACCAACCTGAATTTCGACGACCTCATTAACAACCACTCTCTAGGAGATAATATCAACTAC CAAATCCTCCGACATTCCAAACAATTCCCGAAGTCCGGCAGAAAGCCTCTATCACAAGTCGACGAGCTGGCTTTTACAGATACGTTGAAATTGGTATTCAACATAGCGAAGCTTTTTCAAGACCTGGCGCCGACATTTTCACCGTCAATCCCATACATATTCAAGATCATCAGCCGAATCGATATCCCCTTGAAGCCTCTGGATGGTCTTCTCGGCACACTATTGAACTGCTTGTCGACATTGGATCTcgaaaacaagaacaaaaagccTTACGACGGCAACCCAATTTTCCCTACCTTTAACCAGAACTGCAACGTAGACAAGTTGATCAATATCCTAGATCAAGCAGTGTCAGCTTACGAGCCCTCGGAGCTTGAAACCAAGGCCATCCCTCTCTTCCATACCCTCGTAACCATCCACGAGGTGGCACCTGATGGTCCCCGCAAATACATGCAGTGGCTTCTTCTACCTGACGACAACGATCGGGACCGGCCAATCGGGCAGTCTGACACGTTATCGTCGAAGCTGCTCAAGCTTTCAACCATGCACTATGCGAACCTTAAGGTCGCTATCTCCGAACTCATGTTTGTCCTTTCAGGAAAGAATGCCGAAAGCTTGACGAAGAACATTGGTTATGGTTTCGCTGCGGGGCTTCTAGCATCCCGCGGCATGGATATCCCCAAGTCTGCGGGTGAAGCATTCGCAACCAACTCTCAAGATCTTAATCCAGAGATCAATCCGATCACAGGCCAGAGATGGGCTGCGGAAAAGGAAGATACCGGCCCGCCCATGacgaaagaggagaaggagagagaggCCGAAAGGCTGTTTGTGCTTTTCGAAAG GGCCAAAGCAAACGGCATCCTCGGGGTCGAGAACCCAGTCACCCAGGCTTTGCGGGAAGGAAGATTGGAGGAGTTGCCTGACTCTGATAGTGAATAA
- a CDS encoding polysaccharide biosynthesis domain-containing protein (transcript_id=CADANIAT00008303), translating into MSKPFDPEQAQNLEDMEKQFAVKAVEHLMTYWSILEKVPGSQLRLTKIDDEIYEHFKAEFPDFDPAETIDEDKMKSKEGKEKWRNWINQYEKKIHDFNFGTMLRANPKTEYERDNTIFAMRMQFYAIEIARNRAGLNDWVYEQAQARAKNSSS; encoded by the exons ATGTCGAAGCCGTTTGACCCCGAGCAGGCGCAGAACCTGGAAGAT ATGGAGAAGCAGTTCGCCGTCAAGG CCGTGGAGCACCTGATGACATACTGGTCCATCCTTGAAAAAGTCCCCGGATCCCAGCTGCGCCTGACGAAAATCGACGACGAGATTTACGAGCACTTCAAGGCGGAATTCCCCGATTTCGACCCGGCCGAGACGATTGATGAGGACAagatgaagagcaaggagggcaaggagaagTGGCGTAACTGGATCAACCAgtacgagaagaagattcaCGACTTCAACTTCGGCACAATGCTGCGGGCGAACCCAAAGACCGAATACGAAAGGGACAATACGATTTTTG CGATGAGGATGCAGTTCTATGCTATTGAGATTGCGAG AAATCGCGCTGGTCTCAACGATTGGGTTTACGAGCAGGCACAGGCACGGGCGAAGAATTCCAGTTCATAA
- a CDS encoding uncharacterized protein (transcript_id=CADANIAT00008304), whose translation MSRSSSPDYKTFFLEAEEERKQEREIRKQAEEERNQEKERNRPSTFGEFIRYSHDLLWRPLKAEVPSRSTTGKIDPPTDKYCPKRLLPWTACAARQLEIYESVCRHLQPTEADSRQLFASRAGLEEIGRRFADRAISSEQDLATCERLAVEDHVHDIIAELCKIPDAKDGEPGGSRSSSEKPAKPDQFCIHRVDSDTRNLLTTVEYKAPHKLSVQSLREGLRPMNFWQENVKLNTIPTEEPEKSKYNMARLVGAAIVQDFHVMIQEGLEYSYLTNGLMDVQLWVPFDDPDTLYYNLVLTATSEYLPSSFSAGLPVPGGHRMATRYGLGCAPSSDQPHREDSSDSDADPNTSTGRKRGFSKVEPSPPTRRSARRTDIGGCQGKQFYQHVAQFCTQKYLLGLQQGGVMDPCCPNAELHISGRQDDRHIDVKTLVQMVKEQLDEDLDHNFTPMGDRGSYAAPFKVTCAAYGYTIVGKATTSRRWKVVSSEADVYRILRPVQGSAVPVFLGAIDLDRVYFLHGAGEIRHILLMGWGGEDLSHLRSGNSLDHAISRSLRKIRSLGIIHQDLRPENILWNAELNRALIIDFHRCTLRQQQMHRRPGSNKRPRDAAQEHYHKRVREV comes from the exons ATGAGCCGAAGCAGCTCCCCTGATTACAAGACGTTTTTTCtcgaggcagaagaggaacgaaaGCAGGAAAGGGAGATAAGAAAACaggcagaggaggaaaggaaccAAGAAAAAGAGCGTAATCGACCAAGCACCTTTGGAGAGTTCATCCGATATTCCCATGATCTCCTATGGCGACCGCTAAAAGCCGAAGTCCCTTCTCGCTCCACGACAGGGAAGATTGACCCTCCGACCGACAAATACTGCCCTAAAAGACTGCTTCCGTGGACGGCTTGTGCAGCTAGACAGCTTGAAATCTATGAATCGGTCTGCCGCCACCTACAGCCCACGGAAGCAGATTCACGGCAATTATTCGCATCGCGTGCTGGGTTGGAAGAAATTGGCCGCCGATTCGCTGACCGAGCGATTAGCAGCGAACAGGATCTTGCAACTTGTGAACGACTAGCCGTGGAAGATCATGTGCATGATATTATTGCCGAGTTATGCAAGATACCCGATGCC AAAGATGGTGAGCCAGGTGGTagcagatcttcaagcgAAAAACCCGCCAAGCCTGACCAATTCTGCATTCATCGAGTTGACAGTGACACGAGGAACTTGCTCACCACCGTCGAATACAAAGCACCCCATAAGCTCTCCGTGCAGAGCCTTCGTGAGGGTCTTCGACCGATGAATTTCTGGCAAGAGAATGTCAAACTCAATACGATTCCTACGGAAGAACCGGAGAAGTCAAAGTACAACATGGCACGGCTTGTAGGAGCAGCAATCGTCCAAGATTTTCATGTGATGATTCAAGAGGGTCTCGAATATTCATATTTAACGAACGGACTCATGGACGTGCAGCTCTGGGTTCCCTTTGATGACCCAGATACGCTCTACTACAACCTAG TTTTGACA GCTACGTCTGAGTACCTGCCATCATCTTTCTCGGCTGGATTGCCCGTCCCCGGAGGTCATCGGATGGCCACGCGATATGGTCTTGGATGTGCGCCTTCATCCGATCAGCCACACCGAGAGGATTCTTCAGACTCTGATGCAGATCCTAACACATCTACCGGACGGAAGAGGGGTTTCAGCAAGGTCGAACCGTCACCCCCGACTCGTCGCTCTGCACGGCGAACAGATATTGGAGGGTGCCAAGGGAAGCAATTTTATCAGCATGTAGCTCAATTCTGCACGCAAAAGTATCTTCTGGGCCTGCAACAAGGCGGTGTAATGGACCCTTGCTGTCCTAATGCTGAACTCCACATCTCTGGCAGACAGGACGACCGACACATCGACGTGAAGACGTTGGTGCAGATGGTCAAAGAGCAGCTtgatgaagatctggatcaTAATTTTACACCGATGGGAGATCGTGGGTCTTATGCTGCGCCGTTTAAAGTCACTTGTGCCGCGTACGGTTATACTATTGTCGGCAAAGCCACCACCTCTCGGCGCTGGAAAGTGGTATCGAGTGAAGCGGACGTTTACCGTATCCTTCGGCCTGTACAAGGCTCGGCGGTTCCAGTTTTCCTTGGAGCGATTGACTTGGACAGAGTCTACTTCCTGCATGGCGCAGGAGAAATACGCCACATACTCCTTATGGGCTGGGGCGGTGAGGATTTAAGCCATCTGAGATCCGGGAACAGTCTCGATCATGCAATTTCACGGTCCCTGAGAAAGATACGTTCTTTAGGTATCATCCACCAGGATCTCCGACCAGAGAATATACTATGGAATGCTGAGTTGAACCGTGCCTTGATTATTGACTTCCATCGATGCACACTCCGACAGCAACAGATGCACAGACGGCCAGGGTCTAACAAACGGCCACGAGATGCAGCTCAAGAGCATTATCACAAAAGAGTGCGTGAGGTATGA
- a CDS encoding dienelactone hydrolase family protein (transcript_id=CADANIAT00008305) codes for MSCPDCFTGTVHAGTPSGHITNLHGLQTYVAEPAGVPDDEIKGIIIIIPDAFGWEFVNNRLLADKYAESGKFRVYLPDFMKGTAVPAWGLDTVRAVMKTGSLWDWISKPYHVASALYVFPSFLIANRPSKSYPIVESFFTSVRQSPEGQKHPIGAAGFCWGGKHTILLAHGASITITPVDNGSKIKRNLIDAGFTGHPSLLSLPGDIEKITIPVSFALGDLDSNLKGEKIELIKNIMHEKEVVGGEVRVYVGAGHGFCVRADTAVEQSDRQAAEAEEQAVEFFRKKFAKM; via the exons ATGTCCTGCCCAGACTGTTTCACCGGCACAGTCCACGCTGGTACTCCCAGTGGCCACATCACAAACCTCCACGGGCTTCAAACCTACGTTGCCGAGCCCGCAGGAGTCCCAGACGACGAAATAAAAGGCATTATAATCATAATACCCGATGCGTTCGGATGGGAGTTCGTCAATAACCGCCTTCTGGCGGATAAGTATGCAGAGAGCGGGAAGTTTAGGGTTTACCTGCCGGATTTCATGAAGG GAACCGCCGTGCCAGCCTGGGGTCTTGATACAGTCCGCgcggtgatgaagacgggAAGCTTATGGGACTGGATCTCGAAGCC CTACCATGTCGCCTCCGCCCTCTACGTCTTCccatccttcctcatcgcAAACCGTCCCAGCAAATCCTACCCAATTGTCGAATCATTCTTCACTTCTGTGCGTCAGTCACCAGAAGGCCAGAAACATCCCATCGGCGCGGCAGGGTTCTGCTGGGGTGGAAAGCATACGATTCTTCTTGCGCACGGGGCCTCGATAACAATAACCCCTGTTGATAACGGAAGCAAAATCAAGCGGAACTTGATCGATGCTGGGTTCACAGGCCACCCAAGTCTGTTGTCCCTCCCTGGTGATATCGAGAAGATCACGATTCCAGTGAGTTTTGCACTGGGGGATTTGGACTCAAACCTGAAGGGCGAGAAAATTGAACTTATCAAGAATATTATGCATGAGAAAGAGGTGGTTGGTGGAGAGGTGAGGGTTTATGTAGGCGCGGGCCATGGATTCTGCGTTAGGGCTGATACGGCGGTTGAGCAGAGTGATAGGCAGGCTGCGGAagcggaggagcaggctgttGAATTTTTCAGGAAGAAGTTTGCGAAGATGTAG